ACTTAAATTACTTAAATTATGTTCTTTATCGTTGCTCTTGTCATTAGCACTATTGCTCGGAATATTACTAGAACCATTACTAGCACCGTTAGTTATAGCTGTATAAGTATTATTCGCAATAGGTACGGTCGATTTAGTCGCTGTAATTCTAGCAGTAATCGCTCGTTTTGTTAGTGCTGTATTATAGGCTGTGGTAATCGCCATCCGATCCACCATCCCAATTACCCGCTTAGGTTGGTGGCGATCGACCACAGGCATCTGCCGTAAGTCCCTAGTTGCCATGCGTTTTAGAGCTTCAGCCAGAGATTCATCGGCAAAGGTACAGATTACTTCACTGGTGCAAATATTCTGTACCGTCATGTCCTCAAGGGGGCGATCAGTTGCAGGCGCGGATAGCAAGCGTTTTAGATCTTGAGTGGTTAGAATTCCCTGCAAATGGTTAATCTCATCTAATACTAAGGCGCTATGGTGGTAGCCACTGGTAATAAATTGGGCGGCTTGCATCAGGGGCATGGAATATTTGACCGAGGCGGGATTGAGGGTCATGACTTCGGCAATCTTGATTTTTTCAAGGACTTCGATATCAGCGGGTAGCCCAGACCATTGCATGATCATCCGATCTGCGGATTTTGATGAATCAATTTGGTCAAGTACCCATGCACAGAGTCCTACGGCTGCCATCAATGGTAAAACGATGCGATAGTCGCGAGTCATTTCAAATAGCAGCAATACTGATGTTAAGGGGGCGCGAACAGTCCCTGCCAAAACTGCGGCCATCCCCACGAGGGCATAGGCAGGAGAAGCAGCGATCGGGATTGAAGCAGGTAAAAAACTAGCGATCGCCTGACCATACAAACTACCTAACACTGCGCCCAAGAAAATCGAAGGTGCAAAAATACCACCGACAAAACCACTCGCAGAACTAATTGCCGTCAATAAAAGTTTAACTACCAACAAAATTGCTAATAGTGGAATTGTGAACGGTGTATCTTGCAAGATCGATTCCACCGTTTCGTAGCCAATCCCAATTACTTCAGGAAAAGTTAAGGCAATCAGACCGACACATAGTCCACCAATCAATAATTTGATTGGCATCGATAGCTTTTGCATAAATGGGGCGATCGCCCATTCCCCCGCAAAAAATTTCTTTGCTTGTTTAATTGCGCGAGTAAACATCAGGGCGACGACACTAGCCAGTACCCCTAATCCAAGGTATAGAGGCAACTCCCAGTAGCTGCGTACTTCGTAGACAGGCAAGCTAAAAGCTGGCCGTTCGCCGAGACTAATCTGAGAAACTAACGCCGAAATGACGGAGGCAATTACAACAACACTTACATCAGAGTTAGGACTAGATTTATTAGTGCGATAGGAATCACGTAGCAAGACTTCAAGGGCAAAAAATACACCTGCGATCGGTGCATTAAATCCTGCCGCCAATCCTGCTGCTCCCCCTGCTCCTATTAGTAGCCGAATGCGTTCGCTAGAAAATTGCAGCATTTGACCAAGCAAAGAGCCAATATTGCTACCAAGCTCAACGCTTGGTCCCTCAGGTCCAAGAGAAGCACCTGAGCCCAGCGAAAGAGCCGCCGCCACGGTTTTCAGAGGAACTTGCGAATAGGAAAGCCCTAACTCTCGGCTAGAAGCACTGGCTTTTACTTGATCTAATTTATCTAATTTGAAACGTAAAAGGCTAACAACTAGCGCTCCAAGCATCGGGATACAAATAATAGCCCAAGGCAAATGGTTACTGATAACTACGGCGATCTTGTGCCAATAGAGTTCTTGGGTAAATAAGATCAGCTTGCGAAATAGGGTTACACCAGTACCACTGATCAAGCCCACAGCGATCGCTGAAACAAGCATAACCGTCTCCGCAGATGGCTGAAGACGGTTTAGAACGGTCACCAATAGGCGGGAAAGCGACATGGTGGAGAACTCGTGGAAGGGAGTAATTGGAGCTAGAGCAATTCAGTATTGTACCTAGACTGGAGTTGAGAAATGCCTCAGTCCAACGGGACGATTTGGCAGATCATTCTAGATTCTCTACATCGTCATCTTCAGAAAACTCTAAAGGTTCCTCTGATTCTGCCCTCATTCCTGATTCGGAATTAGACAAGTCTCGATCGCCCTCAGAATTCACTACGGCAACTAAGTCGATTTGTTGGCGATAATAATCTACCCCTTTGACCTGTACTTCTACGCGATCGCCTAAACAATATTGACGACCACTACGACGACCAACGAGTAAAGTTGAAGCTCTCGCCCTACCTTTACCATTAATCAAGGGGAACTCGTACCAGTCATCCTTAAGAGAACTGACATGAACTAAGCCTTCAACCAAGAGAGACTCAATCTCTACAAAGAACCCATAGGACTGAACGCTGGTGATGATGCCATAGAAATTCCCGCCTGTGTGCGATCGCATAAATTCCGCTTTACGCAATCCATCCAGATCAGAAATTGAACGGTGATACAAAGCATCGGCTTGATTGAGCTTTGGCACAATGGCTTCCAAATCCTCAATTAACTGCCGCTCTGTTTCAGGTGGTAAAACACTCCAATTTACCTGACCATGAGCGCTAGAACTACGAAGATTAACACCGTCCTTAATCCTAATGCTGCGGCGATCACGTCCTTCTTCAAATACAGTATGTAAAATGCGTTGGATTAGTAGATCACCATAATGATTTTGTGTAAACACGCCATGCACATAGGGCTGATCGATTAACCCTAATCCAAAGTGGAGTGATGGTGCAAGTACATACTCATTAGTCTTAAACATGGACATTAGTAGATATTTGAGAATATCACGAGCTGCTTCCTGTTCAAGCTGATTTACCTGTGCCAAAATACGATGCAAATCAGCTATTTGAATCTGTTCAGGCGTTTCTAATTGCGCCGAAATACCCATGCTCTCTAATAGCTTTGTCCAGTCATCAACCTTGCCTTGATCGGGAGGGATTTGACGCAAATAGATAGAGGGAATTGATAAAGACTGGAGATGGGAAGCGATCGCTTTATTTGCCAAGATCATTACTTCTGTAACCTTGCCAGAGATCTGCAAAGTTAAGGGAACTACTGTCAAACCTCGTACTCCCTCATCCGCCTCTTGAGAAGGAATCTGTGGTAATACCAATCTGATCGCGTTAGATTTCTCTTGTAGTAAAGTTCCTACCTTGGCAATTAGATGAACTAACTCTTCTACTTCTGTATCAATTTCTTGACTAGGTGCATCCTCATCAACAGCTACTTTCCCATCAAGAATTTGTTGCGCTCTCTGATAGCTCAAGTTAGCCCGAACTAATACTGCTGAAGGCTGAATCTCGAAAGAAAGCATGTTTCCTTCGTGATCCAGTTTAATCAACACTGACATTGTGAGATATTCGGGCTGATTAAATACATTCATCTCAGGCAACATTGGCAAAATGGTGTCACCCAAGAAAAATGACCGTAAACGCTTCTGAGCTTCCAAATCCAAAGGTGAGCCCGCCGTTACATAGGTCGCAACATCAGGAATATGTACACCCAATTCCCAACCAGTATCGTCCTCAGCGATCGAAATTGCTGCCGCATTGCCAATTCTGACAGTTAAAGTTTTACGTAAATCAAGACGATGTTTGAGATCGGCTTTTCGTACACCCCTAGGTAAACTTGCAGCGGCTGTCAAAGCCTTGGCACTAAATCTTCTGGGCAAATTATGTTTGCAACATACCAGATCAATGTCATTAGTCGATTCGGCATCATCGCCCAAAATCTGCAAAATGCGTCCTAAAGGTAAGTGATTACCCAAGGAAAATCTCACCATTTCTAAATGTACGAGTTTGCCATTCGCCACACTGAGATCGGGAGTTTCCTCGTCTGGTATTAGCTCTACTTCAAACAATAGGCGATCATCTAGCGGTACGGCTCGATAACTATCATCCGTAAATTTCACGGTCGAAAGTAATGTTGGATTTGATCGCTCAAGGATCAACCGTACTTCACCCTCAGGCGATCGCCGCCGCACGCCGTCTTTAGTTACCCGCACTAATACGCGATCGCCATTCCAAGCATTGCTCAAACGGCTTTCGCGTACATAGATGTCTTCAGCACCCTCAATATCTTGGATCGCAAAGCAAAAACCTTTACTTGAACAACGCAAACGACCTTCTACCAGACCTTCTTCTTGGATGCGGCGATATCGTCCTTTGTCTTTTTCAAGAATACCGATTTTTTCCAGCGCATCAAGGGCAACTTGGAGCCGACGAACACTTTTGTTGTCATCACCGATCCCAAGTTTTTTTTCGATCGCTTTGGGCGTAACTAGCTTGTCATCAGAGAAATTGTCTAACAGTTGATTAATCGAGAATTCCATGAGGCGAAGGTCGAACGATTGGTTAAGGTGAGCAAATTAGAGCAAACGAGGGGTAACAACAAAGTAGATATCTACTTGTAAACACAAACTAGAAGCAAATATCAACATCACAAATCAATGACAGTCAAGATTTCGACATTTAGCACAGACAAATTAACTGCGATAGATTCGACTTATCAAAACGAAACTGTGGAAGTTAATCTATCTTCTTAGAGACGATCTTGATAGCTCTGCGATGGTATTACAGACTCAATACAGGATAGTAAAATATGGATCGAAACGCATATCTACCTATCCTGAATAGAATTTCCCTAAGAAACTTTGTTTTTTCTAAAGGGGGGGTAGCTCTAGCTTTTTTGCATGCTTATAGGGCTTAGGTAAATTACCAAATTTGCAAAGTTAGGTTGCACAGTGTTCCCCTGCTAATCCTATTTTAGCCCAATTGCTCCAGCAAATATTTTGGATATTGACTTTAATTTAGTGTGATTTCAGCACAAGCTACAAAATTTCAGAAATTCTCATTACAAAAACGATTTTAGGGTTTCCAGCACTTTAGGCGCTGGAAACCCTAAAATCCTTCTGCATAGATAATCTCTTGAATCACAACTTCAGGGAGTTTTGTATTTATTTTTCGGGTTTATTGCAGTTGTAATAGAGCTTTTGAGCATAAATACATAAGTCTGAGCATAAATACATGGTTAATGTATTGAGCAACACTTAACTTTGTGCTGCTATTATTGCTACATTATTTCCACACAGATATTTAAGCTGTTATGTTGTGAGGAATAGTAACAAATGTCTAAGTTTTCCAAGAAAAATTACAGCGTAGTAATTTCTGCTGCTGTTGCTGCTTCCGCTTTAATTAGCGGTGCTGCTAATGCTCAAGCTTCTCAAGAC
This genomic stretch from Pseudanabaena galeata CCNP1313 harbors:
- a CDS encoding chloride channel protein; protein product: MSLSRLLVTVLNRLQPSAETVMLVSAIAVGLISGTGVTLFRKLILFTQELYWHKIAVVISNHLPWAIICIPMLGALVVSLLRFKLDKLDQVKASASSRELGLSYSQVPLKTVAAALSLGSGASLGPEGPSVELGSNIGSLLGQMLQFSSERIRLLIGAGGAAGLAAGFNAPIAGVFFALEVLLRDSYRTNKSSPNSDVSVVVIASVISALVSQISLGERPAFSLPVYEVRSYWELPLYLGLGVLASVVALMFTRAIKQAKKFFAGEWAIAPFMQKLSMPIKLLIGGLCVGLIALTFPEVIGIGYETVESILQDTPFTIPLLAILLVVKLLLTAISSASGFVGGIFAPSIFLGAVLGSLYGQAIASFLPASIPIAASPAYALVGMAAVLAGTVRAPLTSVLLLFEMTRDYRIVLPLMAAVGLCAWVLDQIDSSKSADRMIMQWSGLPADIEVLEKIKIAEVMTLNPASVKYSMPLMQAAQFITSGYHHSALVLDEINHLQGILTTQDLKRLLSAPATDRPLEDMTVQNICTSEVICTFADESLAEALKRMATRDLRQMPVVDRHQPKRVIGMVDRMAITTAYNTALTKRAITARITATKSTVPIANNTYTAITNGASNGSSNIPSNSANDKSNDKEHNLSNLSNSLSNNLDSTLTNNLNRESDMHSSEAISS
- a CDS encoding ribonuclease R family protein; amino-acid sequence: MEFSINQLLDNFSDDKLVTPKAIEKKLGIGDDNKSVRRLQVALDALEKIGILEKDKGRYRRIQEEGLVEGRLRCSSKGFCFAIQDIEGAEDIYVRESRLSNAWNGDRVLVRVTKDGVRRRSPEGEVRLILERSNPTLLSTVKFTDDSYRAVPLDDRLLFEVELIPDEETPDLSVANGKLVHLEMVRFSLGNHLPLGRILQILGDDAESTNDIDLVCCKHNLPRRFSAKALTAAASLPRGVRKADLKHRLDLRKTLTVRIGNAAAISIAEDDTGWELGVHIPDVATYVTAGSPLDLEAQKRLRSFFLGDTILPMLPEMNVFNQPEYLTMSVLIKLDHEGNMLSFEIQPSAVLVRANLSYQRAQQILDGKVAVDEDAPSQEIDTEVEELVHLIAKVGTLLQEKSNAIRLVLPQIPSQEADEGVRGLTVVPLTLQISGKVTEVMILANKAIASHLQSLSIPSIYLRQIPPDQGKVDDWTKLLESMGISAQLETPEQIQIADLHRILAQVNQLEQEAARDILKYLLMSMFKTNEYVLAPSLHFGLGLIDQPYVHGVFTQNHYGDLLIQRILHTVFEEGRDRRSIRIKDGVNLRSSSAHGQVNWSVLPPETERQLIEDLEAIVPKLNQADALYHRSISDLDGLRKAEFMRSHTGGNFYGIITSVQSYGFFVEIESLLVEGLVHVSSLKDDWYEFPLINGKGRARASTLLVGRRSGRQYCLGDRVEVQVKGVDYYRQQIDLVAVVNSEGDRDLSNSESGMRAESEEPLEFSEDDDVENLE